The Hypanus sabinus isolate sHypSab1 chromosome X1, sHypSab1.hap1, whole genome shotgun sequence genome window below encodes:
- the LOC132384517 gene encoding uncharacterized protein LOC132384517, with the protein METQGRKAEGIQIESLDGKVVICLPPLLECNEIMNNRAGIPTPSAVLHQPHLHHIAKHIPELDPKAEILLLLGRDVIQVHKVRQQINGPLNAPFAQHLDLGWVVIGEVCLGDVHKPMVNTLKTNVLESGRHSIFQPCPSVPCIKEAQQGVNKREASDESLGQSVFALTKYDNKLAQSAQDTISLKTKDTKVFRDEANNGVAPLPIREPRQRSPDNKEQAVKRFTSLRKTRKRKPEMQQRTRLAHEVLCTLMAEVTAIINAQSFLPVSSDPENPFILSPSTLLTQKAGAPPPPGDFSDKDLYTKQWRQVQALANQFWPRWRQKYLPLLQQRQKWTEPRRNLQVEDLVLLRDKQVARNSWPTARITATFPSGDGHVRKIELKTTDQGDVKIYQGPVTEVILLLPND; encoded by the coding sequence atggaaacccaaggaaggaaggcagaaggcatccagatcgagtccctggatggtaaagtcgtcatctgtctccctccgctcttagagtgcaatgaaatcatgaataaccgcgctgggatcccgacaccaagtgcggtgctacaccagccgcatctccaccacatcgccaaacacatcccagaactggatccgaaagcggaaatactcctgctattaggaagagatgttatccaggtacacaaggttaggcagcagatcaatggaccactcaacgcccccttcgcgcaacatctggatctgggctgggtggtgataggagaggtgtgtctcggtgacgtacacaaaccgatggttaacacactcaagaccaatgtgctagagagtggccgccattcaatctttcaaccctgcccgagtgtcccgtgcatcaaggaagcacaacaaggcgttaacaagcgcgaggcaagcgacgagtcgctgggccagtcagtcttcgctctaacgaagtatgacaacaaacttgcacaatcagctcaagataccatttctttaaaaaccaaagacaccaaggtcttcagagatgaagcaaataatggggttgccccattgccaatcagagaaccacgccagcgctcaccagataacaaagagcaggcagtcaaacggttcacgtccttacggaaaacccggaaaaggaaacctgagatgcagcaacgcacccgattggcccacgaggtactgtgcaccctaatggcagaggtcacagccattataaacgcacaatcattcctacctgtgtcttctgacccagaaaacccctttatactttcgccatcaacgctccttacgcagaaggcaggagcacctcctccaccaggagacttctcagacaaggatttgtacacaaagcaatggagacaagtccaggctctggcaaatcagttctggcctcgctggagacaaaaatatctacctttgttgcaacagagacaaaagtggacagaaccccgaaggaatcttcaagttgaagacttagtcctgctcagggacaagcaagtcgctcgcaacagctggccaacggccagaatcactgctacattccctagcggggatggacatgtcaggaagatcgaattgaagactaccgaccaaggcgatgtgaaaatttaccaagggccggttacagaagttattctacttctacccaatgactga